One segment of Belonocnema kinseyi isolate 2016_QV_RU_SX_M_011 chromosome 7, B_treatae_v1, whole genome shotgun sequence DNA contains the following:
- the LOC117177256 gene encoding uncharacterized protein LOC117177256, with translation MKAKDSTVNVDGIFLDESQYEGAKHCSRMSARIRKLTLGYWPPEQQLFVAARKPKGMSESTFRKITWRDYENIRTIVMKLQGEQSTRISGLSDEDINLETIKRYVHATLKKKRYTEREREDEEETEGLLKN, from the exons GTAAATGTTGATGGGATCTTCTTGGATGAAAGTCAATACGAAGGAGCGAAGCACTGTTCGAGGATGAGTGCTAGAATTAGAAAATTAACTCTCGGTTACTGGCCCCCGGAGCAACAACTATTTGTTGCTGCTCGAAAGCCGAAGGGAATGTCGGAAAGCACTTTCCGTAAGATTACCTGGAGAGATTACGAAAATATCCGTA CAATCGTCATGAAGCTTCAAGGGGAACAATCCACAAGAATAAGTGGTTTGAGCGATGAAGACATAAACTTGGAAACGATTAAAAGATATGTCCATGCAACTTTAAAAAAGAAGAGATATACAGAAAGAGAAAGGGAGGATGAAGAAGAAACCGAAGGTCTTCTAAAG AACTGA